Proteins from a single region of Pyxidicoccus trucidator:
- a CDS encoding aldehyde dehydrogenase family protein, which yields MLEAVASPVDTKPSAEIQRLRSAFEAQRAHRWTMSRTTAAERIARLKRLREAILARRAELADAIHRDFRKPAMEVELTEVHPTLEELNHTVKHLKSWMKPTRVGTPLLLAGSSSHVRYEARGVVLVLAPWNYPFQLMLAPLIAAIAAGNTVICKPSEKTPNTSRFLARLVKDVFPENEVALFEGGAEVAEAMLELPFDHIFFTGNPRIGRKVMEAAAKHLASVTLELGGKSPVIIDETADLTATAERIAWGKFINGGQTCVAPDYIFVHASRERAFLDALKAVITRFYGETETERQASPDFSRMVDPVAWRRVKDLVDRSVAVGAKVEVGGAADGPSRYVSPTVLSGVRADMPIMEGEIFGPVLPVMTYEKREDVYTHIQAGGKPLALYVFSQDKRNVEDVFRNTTSGGAVVNNVLIHVANPNLPFGGVGMSGLGNYHGVYGFKTFSHERAVTVQWMKSLASVFFPPYRGKAQEMASRATRLME from the coding sequence ATGCTTGAAGCCGTTGCCTCTCCCGTCGACACGAAGCCCTCCGCCGAAATCCAGCGCCTGCGCTCGGCCTTCGAGGCCCAGCGCGCGCACCGGTGGACGATGTCGCGCACCACCGCCGCCGAGCGGATTGCCCGCCTGAAGCGGCTGCGCGAGGCGATTCTGGCCCGGCGCGCGGAGCTGGCGGACGCCATCCACCGCGACTTCCGCAAGCCCGCCATGGAGGTGGAGCTGACGGAGGTGCACCCCACGCTGGAGGAGCTGAACCACACGGTGAAGCACCTCAAGTCGTGGATGAAGCCCACGCGCGTGGGCACGCCGCTCTTGCTGGCGGGCTCGTCCAGCCACGTGCGCTACGAGGCGCGCGGCGTGGTGCTCGTCCTGGCGCCGTGGAACTACCCCTTCCAGCTGATGCTGGCGCCGCTGATTGCCGCCATCGCCGCGGGCAACACCGTCATCTGCAAGCCGAGCGAGAAGACGCCGAACACCTCGCGCTTCCTGGCGCGGCTGGTGAAGGACGTCTTCCCCGAGAATGAAGTGGCCCTCTTCGAGGGCGGCGCGGAGGTCGCGGAGGCGATGCTGGAGCTACCCTTCGACCACATCTTCTTCACCGGCAACCCGCGCATCGGCCGGAAGGTGATGGAGGCCGCGGCGAAGCACCTGGCCAGCGTGACGCTGGAGCTGGGCGGCAAGTCGCCCGTCATCATCGACGAGACGGCGGACCTCACCGCGACGGCCGAGCGGATTGCCTGGGGCAAGTTCATCAACGGCGGCCAGACGTGCGTGGCGCCGGACTACATCTTCGTCCACGCGTCGCGCGAGCGCGCGTTCCTGGACGCGCTGAAGGCGGTCATCACCCGCTTCTACGGCGAGACGGAGACGGAGCGGCAGGCGAGCCCGGACTTCTCGCGCATGGTGGACCCCGTGGCGTGGCGGCGGGTGAAGGACCTGGTCGACCGCTCGGTGGCCGTGGGAGCGAAGGTGGAGGTGGGCGGGGCGGCGGACGGGCCCTCGCGCTACGTGTCCCCCACGGTGCTGTCGGGCGTGAGGGCGGACATGCCCATCATGGAGGGCGAAATCTTCGGCCCCGTGCTGCCGGTGATGACCTACGAGAAGCGCGAGGACGTCTACACCCACATCCAGGCAGGCGGGAAGCCGCTGGCGCTCTACGTGTTCAGCCAGGACAAGCGGAACGTGGAGGACGTGTTCCGGAACACCACGTCCGGCGGGGCGGTGGTGAACAACGTCCTCATCCACGTGGCCAACCCCAACCTGCCGTTTGGCGGGGTGGGAATGAGTGGCCTGGGGAACTACCACGGCGTCTACGGCTTCAAGACTTTCAGCCATGAGCGGGCCGTGACGGTTCAGTGGATGAAGTCGCTCGCTTCGGTGTTCTTCCCGCCGTATCGCGGAAAGGCGCAGGAAATGGCCTCCCGCGCGACCCGGCTGATGGAGTAG
- a CDS encoding aldehyde dehydrogenase family protein: protein MHVVKLAEERMPEGVREAFDRLQARRWEVARRGAKERLARLEKLKELIVARREALADALYADFRKPRAEVEATEVMPVLQELVHVQKHLKGWMKPRKVTTPLMLTGTSSHVQSEARGVVLVMAPWNYPFNLLVSPLVAAVAAGNTVLCKPSEKTPNTARFLAELLRDAFPSDEVAVVEGGPEVGEALLRLPFDHFFFTGGPRVGRRVMEAAAKHLAGVTLELGGKSPVVVDATADVETTAERVVWGKFLNAGQTCIAPDHVWVHASKEEALLAAMKSALERFYGKSEEARRACQDFCRLVDDGAFKRVRGLMDRTVTAGARVVMGGGVDAETRYIAPTVLADVMPDAPIMEEEIFGPVLPVLRYESLDDVVAHVRAGGKPLALYVFSQDEATVERLLRETSAGGTCINTVVLHNANPNLPFGGVGQSGVGAYHGETGFRTFSHERAVLRQGRTSLAHLFFPPYTGKAQKLARLASRLFE, encoded by the coding sequence ATGCACGTGGTGAAGCTGGCGGAAGAGCGGATGCCCGAAGGCGTGCGGGAGGCGTTCGACCGCCTCCAGGCGCGCCGCTGGGAGGTGGCGAGGCGCGGGGCGAAGGAACGGCTGGCCCGGCTGGAGAAGCTCAAGGAGCTCATCGTCGCGCGGCGGGAAGCGCTGGCGGACGCCCTCTACGCGGACTTCCGCAAGCCCCGCGCCGAGGTGGAGGCCACGGAAGTCATGCCGGTGCTCCAGGAACTGGTGCACGTGCAGAAGCACCTGAAGGGGTGGATGAAGCCCCGGAAGGTGACGACGCCGCTGATGCTCACCGGCACCTCCAGCCACGTGCAGTCCGAAGCGCGGGGCGTGGTGCTGGTGATGGCGCCGTGGAACTACCCCTTCAACCTGCTGGTGTCGCCGCTGGTGGCGGCGGTGGCGGCGGGCAACACCGTGCTGTGCAAGCCGAGTGAGAAGACGCCGAACACGGCGCGCTTCCTGGCGGAGCTGCTGCGCGACGCGTTCCCCTCCGACGAGGTGGCGGTGGTGGAGGGCGGCCCCGAGGTGGGCGAGGCGCTCTTGCGGCTGCCGTTCGACCACTTCTTCTTCACGGGCGGGCCGCGCGTGGGCCGGCGGGTGATGGAGGCGGCGGCGAAGCACCTGGCCGGGGTGACGCTGGAGCTGGGCGGCAAGTCGCCGGTGGTGGTGGACGCGACGGCGGACGTGGAGACGACGGCGGAGCGCGTGGTGTGGGGGAAGTTCCTCAACGCGGGGCAGACGTGCATCGCCCCGGACCACGTGTGGGTGCACGCGTCGAAGGAGGAGGCGCTGCTGGCGGCGATGAAGTCCGCGCTGGAGCGCTTCTACGGCAAGTCCGAGGAGGCCCGGCGGGCGTGCCAGGACTTCTGCCGGCTGGTGGATGACGGGGCCTTCAAGCGGGTGCGCGGGTTGATGGACCGCACGGTGACGGCGGGGGCTCGGGTGGTGATGGGCGGAGGGGTGGACGCGGAGACGCGCTACATCGCGCCCACGGTGCTCGCGGACGTGATGCCGGATGCGCCCATCATGGAGGAGGAGATTTTCGGGCCGGTGCTGCCGGTGCTCCGGTACGAGTCGCTGGACGACGTGGTGGCCCACGTGCGCGCGGGTGGCAAGCCGCTGGCGCTCTACGTGTTCAGCCAGGACGAGGCGACGGTGGAGCGGCTCCTGCGCGAGACGAGCGCGGGCGGCACGTGCATCAACACCGTGGTGCTGCACAACGCGAACCCGAACCTGCCCTTCGGCGGAGTCGGGCAGAGCGGCGTGGGCGCGTACCACGGGGAGACGGGCTTCCGGACGTTCAGCCACGAGCGCGCGGTGCTGCGACAGGGCCGCACGTCCCTGGCGCACCTGTTCTTCCCGCCGTACACGGGCAAGGCGCAGAAGCTGGCGCGGCTGGCGAGCCGGCTGTTCGAGTAG
- a CDS encoding PH domain-containing protein, whose product MTDTPSPSPSADAALLSRLPAVLHPHRNLLTYYALTSLLAGPGFPILLLYQFFRFKTLRYELDAEGITVRWGILFRREVSLTYARIQDIHLSSNVVERWLGLAKIQVQTASGNSQAEITIEGFQAFEAMRDFLYSKMQGARDRTLPATRDAAQALAPGSEDALTSTLREVAAEVRALRLGLGGTSTPPEKTDG is encoded by the coding sequence ATGACCGACACGCCCTCGCCCTCGCCCTCCGCCGACGCGGCGCTGCTGTCGCGGCTGCCCGCGGTGCTGCACCCGCACCGGAACCTGCTCACCTACTACGCGCTCACGTCGCTCCTCGCGGGCCCGGGCTTCCCCATCCTCCTGCTGTACCAATTCTTCCGGTTCAAGACCCTGCGCTACGAGCTGGACGCGGAGGGCATCACCGTCCGGTGGGGCATCCTCTTCCGCCGCGAGGTCTCCCTCACCTACGCCCGCATCCAGGACATCCACTTGTCCAGCAACGTCGTGGAGCGCTGGCTCGGACTCGCCAAGATTCAGGTGCAGACGGCCAGCGGCAACTCGCAGGCGGAAATCACCATCGAAGGGTTCCAGGCCTTCGAGGCCATGCGGGACTTCCTCTATTCGAAGATGCAGGGGGCTCGCGACCGCACGCTGCCCGCCACTCGCGACGCCGCGCAGGCGCTTGCCCCGGGCTCGGAGGACGCGCTCACCTCCACGCTCCGCGAGGTCGCCGCCGAGGTGCGTGCGCTCCGGCTCGGCCTGGGCGGCACGTCGACGCCTCCGGAGAAGACGGATGGCTGA
- a CDS encoding PH domain-containing protein, translating into MADQPHAWLLRLLKVPPPPEIPQGEVRVFRSAPAHRHYQLIRWGLRQVGLVAGLIFGALFIASVVPRIGHPLSEKIGWGLEALAWLGFIAQFPIGFLVARIDYEFRWYILSDRSLRMREGLVSFQEKTMTFANIQQVSIHQDPLQRLLGISDVKVETAGGGGSRGSGSSDSGHGEHLHEARFRGVSNPGEIRDVILARVRMHRDTGLGEAHTVEPVTTVTASTAALDAARELLTEMRALRQALPPRQGPAPTE; encoded by the coding sequence ATGGCTGACCAGCCGCATGCGTGGCTCCTCCGACTGCTGAAGGTCCCTCCCCCGCCGGAGATTCCGCAGGGCGAGGTGCGCGTCTTCCGCTCCGCTCCCGCGCATCGGCACTATCAGCTGATCCGCTGGGGACTGCGGCAGGTGGGGCTGGTGGCGGGTCTGATTTTCGGTGCGCTGTTCATCGCCTCCGTCGTCCCGCGCATCGGACATCCACTCTCGGAGAAGATTGGCTGGGGCCTGGAGGCGCTCGCGTGGCTGGGCTTCATCGCCCAGTTCCCCATCGGCTTCCTCGTCGCTCGGATTGATTACGAGTTCCGCTGGTACATCCTCTCCGACCGCAGCCTGCGCATGCGCGAGGGCCTCGTCTCCTTCCAGGAGAAGACGATGACCTTCGCCAACATCCAGCAGGTCTCCATCCACCAGGACCCCCTCCAGCGCCTGCTCGGCATCTCCGACGTGAAGGTGGAGACCGCTGGCGGCGGTGGCTCACGAGGCTCCGGCAGCTCGGACTCCGGGCACGGTGAGCACCTGCACGAGGCGCGCTTCCGCGGCGTCAGCAACCCCGGGGAGATTCGCGACGTCATCCTTGCCCGCGTGCGCATGCACCGTGACACCGGACTGGGAGAGGCTCACACGGTGGAGCCCGTGACAACTGTCACCGCGTCCACGGCCGCGCTCGACGCCGCGCGAGAGCTGCTCACGGAGATGCGCGCCCTGCGGCAGGCGCTCCCGCCACGCCAGGGCCCGGCACCTACCGAGTAG
- a CDS encoding ABC-F family ATP-binding cassette domain-containing protein: MIRLDNIGKQNGQQILFIEASAALHKGEKVGLVGPNGAGKTTLFRMITNQEHPDEGQVAVDRGVTIGYFSQDVGEMQGRSAASEVMDGAGPVSSVAAEMKALEAAMGDPDQADNMDKLVERYGVVQGRFEELGGYALEGRAREILAGLGFSQEMMDGDVGALSGGWKMRVALARILLMRPDAMLLDEPSNHLDLESLIWLEEFLKGYEGALLMTSHDREFMNRIVNKVIEIDGGSLTTYTGNYEFYEQQRAQNEKQQQAQFDRQQAMLAKEIKFIERFKARASHAAQVQSRVKKLEKIERVEPPKRRTTVLFEFLPAPRSGEDVVSLKSVHKGYGNRSIYEGLDFLVRRTERWCVMGVNGAGKSTLLKLVTGSTQPDEGTVALGGSVKMGYFAQHAMDLLDGERTVFQSLEDAFPRAGQGSLRALAGCFGFSGDEVEKKCRVLSGGEKARLVMAKMLFDPPNFLVLDEPTNHLDMATKEMLITALSRYEGTMLFVSHDRHFLGALSNRVLELTPEGIHQYGGGYTEYVARTGHEAPGLRS, translated from the coding sequence ATGATCCGTCTCGACAACATCGGCAAGCAGAATGGCCAGCAGATCCTCTTCATCGAGGCCTCCGCGGCGCTCCACAAAGGCGAGAAGGTGGGCCTGGTCGGTCCGAACGGCGCCGGCAAGACGACCCTGTTCCGCATGATTACGAACCAGGAGCACCCCGACGAGGGCCAGGTGGCCGTCGACCGGGGTGTCACCATCGGCTACTTCAGCCAGGACGTCGGTGAGATGCAGGGCCGCAGCGCGGCCTCCGAGGTCATGGACGGCGCCGGCCCGGTCAGCTCCGTGGCCGCCGAGATGAAGGCGCTGGAAGCCGCCATGGGGGACCCGGACCAGGCGGACAACATGGACAAGCTCGTCGAGCGCTACGGCGTGGTCCAGGGGCGCTTCGAGGAGCTGGGTGGCTACGCCCTGGAGGGCCGGGCGCGGGAAATCCTCGCGGGCCTGGGCTTCAGCCAGGAGATGATGGACGGCGACGTGGGCGCGCTGTCGGGCGGTTGGAAGATGCGCGTGGCCCTGGCCCGCATCCTCCTGATGCGTCCGGACGCCATGCTCCTCGACGAGCCCAGCAACCACCTGGACCTGGAGAGCCTCATCTGGCTGGAGGAGTTCCTCAAGGGCTACGAGGGCGCGCTGCTGATGACCTCGCACGACCGCGAGTTCATGAACCGCATCGTCAACAAGGTCATCGAAATCGACGGTGGCTCGCTGACGACGTACACGGGCAACTACGAGTTCTACGAGCAGCAGCGGGCGCAGAACGAGAAGCAGCAGCAGGCGCAGTTCGATCGCCAGCAGGCGATGCTCGCGAAGGAAATCAAGTTCATCGAGCGCTTCAAGGCACGCGCCTCGCACGCCGCGCAGGTGCAGAGCCGCGTGAAGAAGCTGGAGAAGATTGAGCGCGTGGAGCCGCCCAAGCGCCGCACCACGGTGCTGTTCGAGTTCCTGCCGGCGCCGCGCTCCGGTGAGGACGTGGTGAGCCTGAAGAGCGTTCATAAGGGCTACGGCAACCGGAGCATCTACGAGGGCCTGGACTTCCTCGTGCGGCGCACGGAGCGCTGGTGTGTCATGGGCGTCAACGGCGCGGGCAAGTCCACGCTGCTGAAGCTGGTGACGGGCTCCACGCAGCCGGACGAGGGCACGGTGGCCCTGGGTGGCAGCGTGAAGATGGGCTACTTCGCCCAGCACGCCATGGACCTGCTGGACGGCGAGCGCACGGTGTTCCAGTCGCTGGAGGATGCGTTCCCCCGCGCGGGGCAGGGCTCGCTGCGGGCGCTGGCCGGCTGCTTCGGCTTCTCCGGCGACGAGGTGGAGAAGAAGTGCCGCGTGCTGTCGGGCGGTGAGAAGGCGCGACTGGTCATGGCGAAGATGCTCTTCGACCCGCCGAACTTCCTGGTGCTCGACGAGCCGACCAACCACCTGGACATGGCGACCAAGGAGATGCTCATCACCGCGCTGTCGCGGTACGAGGGCACCATGCTGTTCGTCTCGCACGACCGGCACTTCCTGGGCGCGCTGTCCAACCGCGTGCTGGAGCTGACGCCCGAGGGCATCCACCAGTACGGCGGCGGCTACACCGAGTACGTGGCGCGCACGGGCCACGAAGCCCCCGGCCTGCGCAGCTGA
- a CDS encoding phenylalanine--tRNA ligase beta subunit-related protein, with amino-acid sequence MLTVDPHPSLDTLAFTTAFPAPLGSLPSPEWLVALLKPGASAPFSSDDAVRGTVRDMLRHGGYKPTGRGKPASEYLVRASGDGSLGSINTAVDACNAVSLHSGLPISVVDLDRARAPFRVGIAPAGSQYVFNASGQSIDLEGLLCLFDAEGPCANAVKDAQRTKTNADTRRTLTVLWGAKELGDRTARAFAWYRELLERAGATVEQLP; translated from the coding sequence GTGCTGACCGTCGACCCGCATCCCTCCCTGGACACGCTGGCCTTCACCACCGCATTCCCCGCGCCGCTGGGCTCGCTGCCCTCGCCGGAGTGGCTGGTGGCCCTGCTCAAGCCCGGCGCCTCCGCCCCCTTCTCCAGCGACGACGCCGTGCGAGGCACCGTCCGCGACATGCTCCGCCACGGCGGCTACAAGCCCACCGGGCGCGGCAAGCCCGCCTCCGAGTACCTCGTGCGCGCCTCGGGTGACGGCTCGCTCGGCTCCATCAACACCGCCGTCGACGCCTGCAACGCCGTGTCCCTGCACAGCGGCCTGCCCATCAGCGTCGTGGACCTGGACCGCGCCCGCGCACCCTTCCGCGTCGGTATTGCCCCCGCCGGCTCGCAGTACGTGTTCAACGCCTCCGGGCAGAGCATCGACCTGGAGGGGCTGCTGTGCCTCTTCGACGCGGAGGGGCCCTGCGCCAACGCGGTGAAGGACGCCCAGCGCACCAAGACGAACGCCGACACCCGCCGCACCCTCACCGTGCTGTGGGGCGCGAAGGAGCTGGGAGACCGCACCGCCCGCGCCTTCGCCTGGTACCGCGAGCTGCTGGAGCGCGCGGGCGCCACCGTGGAGCAACTGCCCTGA
- a CDS encoding phosphotransferase, with amino-acid sequence MLLGAPQVLRTQSRCDVVRASVRGGDVPTVILKHFRDDPVLGLDEWTGLELLGRLNLTTAPGLIAGDVATRLFVLEDLGTGPSLEELLTGNDPRAASGGLLAVARLTGQMHARTLSVQADFDLIRHTLSPRPSRVRIDNARYLLDHEERLHRWVTATGAREDPGTHEDLEVLARELADPGPFLSLTHGDMAPGNAIFTPGGPRLLDFEYCGMRHALYDTLMWLLVVPLPDELISRAELTYRIACSQGCDAAQVDSTWMRARASVVAARTVNMFQWIPPRALEKDREWAPGFSERAALLRHLARCRAVLEPANPVPALARTLASLESRLIERWPETPAFTWPAFR; translated from the coding sequence GTGCTCCTCGGCGCGCCCCAGGTCCTGCGCACCCAGTCCCGCTGTGACGTCGTCCGCGCCTCCGTGCGCGGCGGTGACGTGCCCACCGTCATCCTCAAGCACTTCCGCGACGACCCGGTGCTCGGCCTGGACGAGTGGACCGGCCTGGAGCTGCTCGGCCGCCTCAACCTCACCACCGCCCCGGGACTCATCGCCGGGGACGTGGCCACGCGCCTGTTCGTCCTCGAGGACCTGGGCACCGGTCCCAGCCTGGAGGAGCTCCTCACCGGCAATGACCCGCGCGCCGCCTCGGGCGGGCTGCTCGCCGTGGCGCGCCTCACCGGACAGATGCACGCGCGCACCCTGAGCGTGCAGGCGGACTTCGACCTCATCCGCCACACGCTGAGCCCCCGCCCCTCGCGTGTGCGCATCGACAACGCGCGCTACCTGCTGGACCACGAGGAGCGGCTGCACCGCTGGGTGACGGCCACCGGCGCCAGGGAGGACCCGGGCACCCACGAGGACCTGGAGGTGCTCGCCCGCGAGCTGGCCGACCCCGGCCCCTTCCTCTCGCTGACCCACGGGGACATGGCGCCGGGCAATGCCATCTTCACGCCCGGCGGCCCGCGCCTGCTCGACTTCGAGTACTGCGGCATGCGCCACGCCCTGTACGACACGCTGATGTGGCTGCTGGTGGTGCCGCTGCCCGACGAGCTCATCTCCCGCGCGGAGCTGACGTACCGCATCGCCTGCTCGCAGGGCTGCGACGCGGCGCAGGTGGACTCCACGTGGATGCGCGCCCGCGCGTCCGTGGTCGCCGCGCGCACGGTGAACATGTTCCAGTGGATTCCCCCCAGGGCCCTGGAGAAAGACCGCGAGTGGGCCCCGGGCTTCTCCGAGCGCGCCGCGCTGCTGCGACACCTCGCGCGCTGCCGGGCCGTGCTGGAGCCCGCGAATCCCGTGCCCGCGCTGGCGCGCACGCTGGCGTCGCTGGAGTCACGGCTCATCGAGCGGTGGCCGGAGACTCCCGCGTTCACCTGGCCCGCGTTCCGGTAG
- a CDS encoding DinB family protein, producing the protein MSDEARGYLSRQFEIAWMLTSYHLDGLSTEECLWRPAPQGLHVHPAPDGTWRADWPEREGYDIGPASIAWVTWHIGFWWSMALDHSFGDATLAREDVPWPGDADGVRRWLGELRERWLRAIEQLTEDDLRSTARTRWPFQDRPFGDVVAWANLELMKNAAELGYARFLYAVRAR; encoded by the coding sequence ATGTCCGACGAAGCCCGTGGCTACTTGAGCCGGCAGTTCGAGATTGCGTGGATGCTCACGAGCTATCACCTCGACGGCCTGTCCACCGAGGAGTGTCTGTGGCGGCCCGCGCCGCAGGGGTTGCACGTGCACCCGGCACCCGATGGCACTTGGCGCGCCGACTGGCCCGAGCGCGAGGGCTATGACATCGGCCCGGCGAGCATCGCCTGGGTGACGTGGCATATCGGCTTCTGGTGGTCCATGGCGCTCGACCACTCCTTTGGTGACGCGACGCTCGCACGCGAGGACGTGCCGTGGCCGGGGGATGCGGACGGCGTACGCCGGTGGCTCGGCGAGCTGCGGGAACGGTGGCTCCGGGCAATCGAGCAGCTCACGGAGGACGACCTGCGCTCGACTGCGCGAACCCGCTGGCCGTTCCAGGACCGCCCGTTCGGTGACGTCGTCGCGTGGGCCAACCTCGAGCTGATGAAGAACGCCGCCGAGCTCGGCTACGCGCGCTTCCTCTACGCCGTCCGGGCCCGCTGA
- a CDS encoding SGNH/GDSL hydrolase family protein, with the protein MPLLILLTLAMALGLGSAALASSRAQLSPREPTATEASRASVILSTPIRYAALGASDTVGVGSRAPSRENWTARLRAALPADTVYGRFARSGITLGDAADVEVPRAIAFQPTLVTMWLSVNDALRPVPLPTYQKSLHATLERLTRETNAQVVLLNVPDLATLAGSHATGEMRAKLREQMRAWNEAINATARSFGSRVLVVDLLPASRELTEHAEWISSDGFHPSPEGYQKLADLTLQAMQRAGWLPPLSARAQPWHG; encoded by the coding sequence ATGCCGCTCCTCATCCTGCTGACCCTGGCCATGGCGCTGGGCCTGGGCTCGGCCGCGCTGGCTTCCTCCCGCGCCCAGCTCTCGCCACGGGAGCCCACCGCCACCGAGGCTTCACGCGCCTCCGTCATCCTGAGCACGCCCATCCGCTACGCAGCCCTGGGCGCGTCCGACACCGTGGGCGTGGGCAGCCGTGCTCCATCGCGCGAAAACTGGACCGCGCGCCTCCGCGCCGCGCTGCCCGCGGACACCGTGTATGGCCGCTTCGCCCGCAGCGGCATCACGCTGGGGGATGCGGCCGACGTCGAGGTGCCTCGCGCCATCGCCTTCCAGCCCACGCTCGTGACGATGTGGCTGTCGGTGAACGACGCATTGCGCCCCGTGCCGCTGCCCACCTACCAGAAGTCACTCCACGCCACGCTCGAACGGCTGACGCGCGAGACGAACGCCCAGGTGGTGCTGCTCAACGTCCCGGACCTCGCCACGCTCGCCGGCTCCCATGCCACGGGCGAGATGCGCGCGAAGCTTCGCGAGCAGATGCGTGCATGGAATGAGGCCATCAACGCCACGGCCCGCTCCTTCGGCTCGCGCGTCCTCGTCGTGGACCTGCTCCCGGCCTCGCGCGAGCTGACCGAGCACGCCGAGTGGATTTCCTCCGACGGCTTCCACCCGAGCCCCGAGGGCTACCAGAAGCTCGCCGACCTCACGCTCCAGGCCATGCAGCGCGCCGGGTGGCTGCCGCCCCTGAGCGCTCGCGCACAGCCCTGGCATGGGTGA